A single region of the Halobacterium wangiae genome encodes:
- a CDS encoding MFS transporter: protein MTERTTEERLVTGYAGRLLVGASVGWLAIQAGRLVLSPMLPQVTADLQISDAQAGVAFSLLWGLYALLQYPSGRLSDALSRKTLLTTGLALVAVGFTALAAAPSYAFFLLGAAVVGLGAGLYPTAARALVSDLYSEKQGRAFGLHTASGDLGGVAAAGLGATVLAVATWRAAFVPVVAVALVVLASLHTWSREEYVFERRALDVRQTLGRLFGTPRFRGLLVAYALYAFTWQATAAFLPTFLNTGKGFGQGVGSAAFAALFAVGAVVKPTAGTLSDYVPRRTLTVSSLLLGAASLAAVVLAQQPLFAVIAVVAFAAGLMSFPPVMQSYLMDSFPADSAGGDLGAMRTVYIGLGALGPTYVGTVATLADYRLAFWGLVAALLVCAGLVAATT from the coding sequence GGGCTGGCTGGCGATCCAGGCGGGCCGGCTCGTGCTGTCGCCGATGCTCCCGCAGGTGACCGCCGACCTCCAGATCTCCGACGCCCAGGCCGGTGTCGCGTTCAGCCTGCTGTGGGGACTGTACGCGCTCCTCCAGTACCCGAGCGGCCGCCTCTCGGATGCGCTCTCCCGGAAGACGCTGCTCACGACCGGCCTCGCGCTCGTCGCCGTCGGGTTCACCGCGCTCGCCGCCGCGCCCTCCTACGCCTTCTTCCTGCTGGGTGCGGCGGTCGTCGGTCTCGGTGCGGGGCTCTACCCGACCGCCGCCCGTGCGCTCGTCTCCGACCTCTACTCCGAGAAGCAGGGCCGCGCGTTCGGCCTCCACACGGCCTCCGGCGACCTCGGCGGCGTCGCGGCCGCGGGACTCGGTGCGACCGTACTCGCGGTGGCGACGTGGCGCGCCGCGTTCGTCCCCGTCGTCGCCGTCGCCCTCGTCGTCCTCGCCTCGCTGCACACCTGGAGCCGCGAGGAGTACGTCTTCGAGCGACGCGCGCTGGACGTCCGGCAGACGCTCGGGCGCCTGTTCGGCACGCCGCGGTTCCGCGGCCTCCTCGTCGCCTACGCGCTCTACGCGTTCACGTGGCAGGCCACCGCGGCGTTCCTCCCGACGTTCCTCAACACCGGCAAGGGGTTCGGGCAGGGCGTCGGTAGCGCGGCGTTCGCGGCGCTGTTCGCCGTCGGTGCAGTCGTCAAACCGACCGCCGGAACGCTCTCGGACTACGTCCCGCGGCGCACGCTCACCGTCTCCAGTCTCCTGCTCGGCGCGGCGTCGCTGGCGGCCGTCGTGCTCGCCCAGCAGCCGCTGTTCGCCGTCATCGCCGTCGTCGCGTTCGCCGCGGGGCTGATGTCGTTCCCGCCGGTGATGCAGTCGTACCTGATGGACTCGTTCCCCGCGGACTCCGCGGGCGGCGACCTGGGCGCGATGCGCACCGTCTACATCGGTCTCGGGGCGCTCGGCCCGACGTACGTCGGTACCGTCGCCACGCTCGCGGACTACCGACTCGCGTTCTGGGGACTGGTCGCCGCCCTCCTCGTCTGCGCGGGTCTGGTCGCCGCGACCACCTAG
- the thrC gene encoding threonine synthase, producing MTDLSLGGDAPAVADDGVWLACVECGATLAPFDDVVYRCPDCDGLLEARYAHYPTFDEFEGAGVWRYRAALPFETGVSISEGNTPLYEVPKIAERADVADLRVKHEGMNPTGSFKDRGMTVGVRVADELGVGRLACASTGNTSAALAAYGARADTPVLVLLPAGKVAAGKVAQAALHGARICEVDGNFDDCLDVVAELADRGEAYLLNSLNPFRLEGQKTIGLEILEQSRDATGEWPDRVVLPVGNAGNTAALYKCFRELVAAGEMSEAEMPKLTGVQAAGAAPMVEAVEAGSDHVERWDDVETRATAIRIGNPVNAPKALPGIYETGGTAVAVSDEEITEAQRMLAEDGVGVEPASAASVAGLLALRERGEVDADERVVCLTTGHLLKDPDAAAAAGGDPTPVPADADGVLDAL from the coding sequence ATGACCGACCTCTCGCTGGGCGGCGACGCGCCGGCCGTCGCCGACGACGGCGTCTGGCTCGCGTGCGTGGAGTGTGGCGCGACGCTCGCGCCGTTCGACGACGTAGTGTACCGCTGTCCCGACTGCGACGGCCTCCTCGAGGCGCGGTACGCCCACTACCCGACGTTCGACGAGTTCGAGGGCGCGGGCGTCTGGCGCTACCGCGCGGCGCTCCCCTTCGAGACGGGCGTCTCCATCTCCGAGGGGAACACGCCGCTGTACGAGGTGCCGAAGATCGCGGAGCGGGCGGACGTGGCGGACCTCCGCGTGAAACACGAGGGGATGAACCCGACGGGGAGTTTCAAGGATCGCGGGATGACCGTCGGCGTCCGCGTCGCCGACGAACTCGGCGTCGGGCGACTCGCCTGCGCCTCCACGGGGAACACGAGCGCGGCGCTGGCGGCCTACGGCGCGCGAGCCGACACCCCGGTGCTCGTGCTCCTGCCCGCCGGGAAGGTGGCGGCCGGGAAGGTCGCGCAGGCGGCGCTCCACGGCGCACGCATCTGCGAGGTGGACGGCAACTTCGACGACTGCCTCGACGTCGTCGCCGAACTCGCGGACCGAGGGGAGGCGTACCTGCTGAACTCGCTGAACCCGTTCCGCCTCGAAGGCCAGAAGACCATCGGCCTCGAGATTCTCGAACAGTCGCGGGACGCGACCGGCGAGTGGCCTGACCGCGTCGTCCTCCCCGTCGGGAACGCGGGGAACACGGCGGCGCTGTACAAGTGTTTCCGCGAACTCGTCGCGGCGGGCGAGATGAGCGAGGCGGAGATGCCGAAACTGACGGGCGTGCAGGCCGCGGGCGCCGCGCCGATGGTCGAGGCCGTCGAGGCCGGCAGCGACCACGTCGAGCGCTGGGACGACGTGGAGACGCGGGCGACCGCCATCCGCATCGGCAACCCGGTGAACGCGCCGAAGGCGCTCCCCGGCATCTACGAGACGGGCGGCACGGCGGTCGCCGTCTCCGACGAGGAGATTACGGAGGCCCAACGGATGCTCGCCGAGGACGGCGTGGGCGTCGAGCCGGCGTCCGCGGCGAGCGTCGCGGGCCTGCTGGCGCTCCGCGAGCGCGGCGAGGTCGACGCCGACGAGCGGGTCGTCTGCCTCACCACGGGCCACCTGCTGAAGGACCCGGACGCGGCGGCCGCCGCGGGCGGCGACCCGACGCCTGTGCCAGCCGACGCCGACGGCGTCCTCGACGCGCTCTGA
- a CDS encoding DUF7571 family protein: MKPCHNCQAVIDEYTLDKQLEPLRDLTVDDFHLCSDCVTVEPDACVECGGAVYVPRNVSFTPDYCPACRSDLIEHTGDDPGWTCDAVSH, from the coding sequence ATGAAACCGTGCCACAACTGTCAGGCGGTCATCGACGAGTACACCCTGGACAAACAACTCGAACCCCTGCGCGACCTCACAGTCGACGACTTCCACCTCTGTAGCGACTGTGTGACCGTCGAACCCGACGCGTGCGTGGAGTGTGGCGGCGCGGTGTACGTCCCCCGGAACGTCTCGTTCACGCCCGACTACTGCCCGGCCTGCCGCTCGGACCTGATCGAACACACGGGCGACGACCCCGGCTGGACCTGCGACGCGGTCTCTCACTGA
- a CDS encoding helix-turn-helix domain-containing protein translates to MSDEPTLRALMLVEEPEFGDILQCVFGLHERDVETYLALRATGEASAGELADGLDRDRSTVARALIRLHEKDIAERHRVILDHGGEMFCYEAVPLPELRSRMHEELGAWADYVHGRIEAFEADDTVAR, encoded by the coding sequence ATGTCCGACGAGCCGACCCTGCGAGCGCTGATGCTCGTCGAGGAACCGGAGTTCGGCGACATCCTCCAGTGCGTCTTCGGCCTCCACGAGCGGGACGTCGAGACCTACCTCGCGTTGCGCGCGACGGGTGAGGCGAGCGCGGGCGAACTCGCCGACGGCCTGGACCGCGACCGCTCGACGGTCGCGCGAGCGCTCATCCGACTCCACGAGAAGGACATCGCGGAGCGACACAGGGTGATCCTCGACCACGGCGGCGAGATGTTCTGTTACGAGGCGGTCCCGCTGCCGGAGTTGCGGTCCCGGATGCACGAGGAACTCGGCGCCTGGGCGGACTACGTCCACGGGCGCATCGAGGCGTTCGAAGCGGACGACACCGTCGCCCGGTAG
- a CDS encoding histidine kinase produces MATKTAGATAVATNWPNWVRGVLAGVVGGIAFGVMMTVMMTPVIENAIPALYGLSGGTAGWVLHVGHSAVFGVVFAALATAGGIHDLGRTTLVGAVYGVVLWAVFAAVVMPVWLQAVGFGAAPAVPNVNPQSLVGHVVYGVVLGVVYAGVTE; encoded by the coding sequence ATGGCAACGAAGACAGCAGGCGCCACGGCGGTCGCAACGAACTGGCCGAACTGGGTACGCGGCGTCCTCGCGGGCGTCGTCGGGGGCATCGCCTTCGGGGTGATGATGACGGTGATGATGACGCCGGTGATAGAGAACGCGATTCCGGCCCTCTACGGTCTCTCCGGTGGCACCGCGGGCTGGGTGCTCCACGTCGGTCACAGCGCGGTGTTCGGCGTCGTGTTCGCGGCGCTCGCGACCGCGGGTGGGATCCACGACCTCGGTCGAACCACGCTCGTGGGCGCCGTCTACGGGGTCGTCCTGTGGGCAGTGTTCGCGGCCGTCGTGATGCCGGTGTGGCTCCAGGCGGTCGGCTTCGGCGCTGCGCCAGCCGTCCCGAACGTGAACCCACAGAGCCTCGTCGGTCACGTCGTCTACGGGGTCGTCCTGGGCGTCGTCTACGCCGGCGTCACGGAGTAG
- the argF gene encoding ornithine carbamoyltransferase yields the protein MHFLRIDDLTPEQLANVLDDAAALKRAQADGIPHTALAGRTLAMLFEKPSTRTRVSFEVGMTQLGGHAVFLGEDDIQLGRGEPVADTAQVLGRYADAVMARVFDHDDLETLAANSRAPVVNGLTDDAHPAQTLADLLTLREVVGETGTVAWVGDANNVAASFLVGAAMMGYDVRAATPEGYPFEESVLSRADSYGDVTVGHDPEAATADADVVYTDVWVSMGDEDERASRLDAFEGFQVDEALLGDAAFMHCLPAHRGEEVTAGVIDGSNSVVWQQAENRLHAQKALLVELVD from the coding sequence ATGCACTTCCTGAGAATCGACGACCTGACCCCCGAACAGCTAGCGAACGTCCTCGACGACGCGGCCGCGCTGAAGCGCGCGCAGGCCGACGGCATCCCCCACACCGCGCTCGCCGGCCGAACGCTCGCGATGCTGTTCGAGAAACCGTCGACGCGGACCCGGGTCAGCTTCGAGGTGGGGATGACCCAGCTCGGCGGCCACGCCGTCTTCCTCGGGGAGGACGACATCCAGCTCGGACGCGGCGAACCGGTCGCGGACACCGCGCAGGTGCTCGGCCGGTACGCGGACGCCGTGATGGCCCGCGTCTTCGACCACGACGACCTGGAGACGCTGGCCGCGAACTCCCGTGCGCCAGTGGTGAACGGGCTGACCGACGACGCCCACCCCGCCCAGACGCTCGCCGACCTGCTGACGCTCCGCGAGGTCGTCGGCGAGACGGGAACCGTCGCGTGGGTCGGCGACGCCAACAACGTCGCCGCGTCGTTCCTCGTCGGCGCGGCGATGATGGGCTACGACGTGCGCGCCGCCACCCCCGAGGGGTACCCGTTCGAGGAGTCGGTGCTCTCGCGCGCCGACTCGTACGGCGACGTCACCGTCGGCCACGACCCCGAGGCCGCGACAGCGGACGCCGACGTCGTCTACACGGACGTCTGGGTGAGCATGGGCGACGAGGACGAGCGCGCGAGCCGCCTCGACGCCTTCGAGGGGTTCCAGGTGGACGAGGCGCTGCTCGGCGACGCGGCGTTCATGCACTGCCTCCCCGCCCACCGCGGCGAGGAGGTGACCGCGGGCGTCATCGACGGCTCGAACTCCGTCGTCTGGCAGCAGGCCGAGAACCGCCTGCACGCCCAGAAGGCGCTGCTCGTCGAACTCGTCGACTGA
- a CDS encoding [LysW]-lysine hydrolase: MTPRELLRDLVSTPSVSGAEGAAAGVLVDYFEDAGREAWTDDAGNVRAPGDDAVLLTSHVDTVPGEIAVREEDGELWGRGSVDATGPLAAMAAASVETGAAFAGVVEEETTSAGARHLVETRDEPDAVVNGEPSGWDAIALGYRGLVRGTYEVATPSGHSSRPEPNAVQRATAWTERVQAAFESGDSVFESVTVKPVTFDGGLSADGERVEATVAVEFRLPPGTTAGDVQATVADCTDHGTVTWNEAIPPVVSSPRTPVAGALRAGIRQAGGEPTHLRKTGTSDANHYAAAWDCPVATYGPGDSALDHAPDERIDLAAFDRGVAVLTTAAQRLCTS; the protein is encoded by the coding sequence GTGACGCCACGCGAACTCCTCCGGGACCTCGTCTCGACCCCCTCTGTTTCGGGTGCAGAGGGCGCGGCTGCGGGCGTTCTCGTGGACTACTTCGAGGACGCCGGGCGCGAGGCGTGGACCGACGACGCGGGCAACGTCCGCGCACCCGGCGACGACGCGGTCCTCCTGACGAGCCACGTCGACACCGTGCCGGGAGAGATAGCGGTGCGCGAAGAGGACGGCGAGCTGTGGGGCCGGGGCAGCGTCGACGCCACCGGCCCGCTCGCGGCGATGGCCGCGGCGAGCGTCGAGACCGGCGCGGCGTTCGCGGGCGTCGTCGAGGAGGAGACCACGTCGGCGGGCGCGCGCCACCTCGTCGAGACCCGCGACGAACCCGACGCCGTGGTGAACGGCGAACCCTCCGGCTGGGACGCCATCGCGCTGGGCTACCGCGGCCTCGTGCGGGGCACCTACGAGGTAGCGACGCCGAGCGGCCACTCCTCGCGCCCGGAGCCGAACGCCGTCCAGCGCGCCACCGCGTGGACCGAGCGCGTGCAGGCCGCTTTCGAGTCCGGAGACTCCGTCTTCGAGTCGGTGACGGTCAAACCCGTCACCTTCGACGGCGGGCTCTCCGCGGACGGGGAGCGCGTCGAGGCGACCGTGGCGGTGGAGTTCCGCCTGCCGCCCGGGACGACCGCGGGCGACGTCCAGGCGACCGTCGCGGACTGCACCGACCACGGGACGGTGACCTGGAACGAGGCGATTCCGCCGGTCGTCTCGAGCCCCCGGACGCCGGTCGCGGGCGCGCTCCGCGCCGGCATCCGGCAAGCGGGCGGCGAGCCCACGCACCTCCGGAAGACCGGGACGAGCGACGCGAACCACTACGCGGCGGCGTGGGACTGCCCCGTCGCCACGTACGGCCCCGGCGACTCCGCGCTCGACCACGCGCCCGACGAACGCATCGACCTCGCGGCCTTCGACCGCGGGGTCGCAGTACTGACGACGGCAGCCCAGAGATTATGCACTTCCTGA
- a CDS encoding aspartate aminotransferase family protein, with protein MSGFVFGEKPIEIESGDGVTLYDNGGTEYLDFGASYACAPAGHCHPDVVSAVQEQAADLLFVQGSYPTPTRTALYDRLAELGPGDCSNVWLCNSGTEANEAALKFARHATGRENVVAAKRAFHGRTLGSLAATWKQQYRDGFAVPDHVEFVDYGDADALRDAVDDDTAAVLLEPIQGEGGVHAASDDYLQAAREACDETGAALVFDEIQTGLGRTGELWACERAGVEPDVLTVAKGLGSGLPIGATLCADWIADDSGDHGSTFSGGPVPCAAALATLDVIEDEELAANAAAVGEHLQAELADLPVRDVRGAGLLVGVEVKRGATRALRSLALEHGILALPAGRTVVRLLPPLTVDEVDADRVVDALEATL; from the coding sequence ATGAGCGGCTTCGTCTTCGGCGAGAAACCCATCGAGATCGAGTCCGGCGACGGCGTCACCCTGTACGACAATGGTGGCACCGAGTACCTCGACTTCGGCGCCTCCTACGCCTGCGCGCCCGCCGGTCACTGCCACCCCGACGTGGTGTCGGCCGTCCAGGAGCAGGCCGCTGACCTGCTGTTCGTCCAGGGGTCGTACCCGACGCCGACGCGCACCGCGCTGTACGACCGCCTCGCCGAACTCGGGCCGGGGGACTGCTCGAACGTCTGGCTCTGCAACTCCGGCACGGAGGCCAACGAGGCGGCACTGAAGTTCGCCCGCCACGCCACCGGCCGCGAGAACGTCGTCGCCGCCAAGCGCGCGTTCCACGGCCGCACGCTCGGGTCGCTCGCGGCGACGTGGAAGCAGCAGTACAGGGACGGGTTCGCCGTGCCCGACCACGTGGAGTTCGTCGACTACGGCGACGCGGACGCACTCCGCGACGCGGTGGACGACGACACTGCGGCCGTCCTGCTCGAACCGATACAGGGCGAGGGCGGCGTCCACGCGGCGTCCGACGACTACCTGCAGGCCGCCCGCGAGGCCTGCGACGAGACGGGCGCGGCGCTCGTCTTCGACGAGATTCAGACCGGCCTCGGTCGCACGGGCGAGCTGTGGGCCTGCGAGCGCGCCGGCGTCGAACCCGACGTGCTCACCGTGGCGAAGGGCCTCGGCAGCGGCCTCCCCATCGGCGCGACGCTGTGTGCCGACTGGATAGCGGATGATTCGGGCGACCACGGCTCGACGTTCTCCGGCGGCCCCGTCCCGTGCGCCGCGGCGCTCGCCACCCTTGACGTCATCGAGGACGAGGAACTGGCGGCGAACGCGGCGGCGGTCGGCGAGCACCTCCAGGCGGAACTCGCGGACCTCCCGGTGCGCGACGTGCGCGGCGCCGGCCTGCTGGTCGGTGTCGAGGTGAAACGGGGGGCGACTCGTGCACTGCGGTCGCTCGCACTGGAACACGGGATTCTCGCGCTCCCCGCGGGCCGGACGGTAGTGCGCCTCTTACCGCCGCTGACAGTCGACGAGGTGGACGCCGACCGCGTGGTGGACGCGCTGGAGGCGACGCTGTGA
- a CDS encoding acetylglutamate/acetylaminoadipate kinase, whose product MTVVVKIGGARAVDPAGAVTDVAHLTVNDEDVVVVHGGSTAVDDALDDFGTEPEYVESPSGMTGRFTDAETMNVFTMAMGKVNTDLVAAFENAGVPAVGLNGVDGSLLTGPRKSAVKVVEDGKKKIRRGDHSGKIEAVNTDLLQTQLDAGYVPVVSVPMLADDGVAVNADADRAAAAVAGALDATLVVLTDVAGVYEDPEDPDSLIEEVLTPADLAAAEAAAEGFMSKKVLAATEALESGAESVVVADANSRDPVVRALDGAGTRFDPEAV is encoded by the coding sequence GTGACTGTTGTCGTGAAAATCGGTGGCGCACGTGCCGTCGACCCCGCGGGCGCAGTCACGGACGTCGCGCACCTCACGGTGAACGACGAGGACGTGGTCGTCGTCCACGGCGGGTCGACGGCGGTCGACGACGCGCTCGACGACTTCGGGACGGAGCCGGAGTACGTCGAGTCGCCCTCGGGGATGACCGGCCGGTTCACGGACGCGGAGACGATGAACGTGTTCACGATGGCGATGGGGAAGGTGAACACCGACCTCGTCGCGGCCTTCGAGAACGCCGGCGTGCCCGCGGTGGGCCTCAACGGCGTCGACGGCAGCCTCCTGACGGGGCCGCGGAAGTCCGCGGTGAAGGTCGTCGAGGACGGCAAGAAGAAGATCCGTCGCGGCGACCACTCCGGGAAGATCGAGGCCGTGAACACGGACCTCCTGCAGACGCAACTGGACGCAGGCTACGTGCCCGTCGTCTCGGTGCCGATGCTCGCCGACGACGGGGTCGCAGTCAACGCGGACGCGGACCGCGCGGCCGCCGCCGTCGCCGGCGCGCTCGACGCGACGCTGGTCGTGCTGACGGACGTCGCGGGCGTCTACGAGGACCCCGAGGACCCGGACTCGCTCATCGAGGAGGTGTTGACGCCAGCGGACCTCGCGGCCGCCGAGGCGGCCGCCGAGGGGTTCATGTCGAAGAAGGTGCTCGCGGCGACGGAGGCACTGGAGAGCGGTGCGGAGTCGGTGGTCGTGGCGGACGCGAACAGCCGCGACCCCGTCGTGCGCGCACTCGACGGCGCGGGAACGCGCTTCGACCCGGAGGCAGTATGA
- the argC gene encoding N-acetyl-gamma-glutamyl-phosphate reductase: protein MATTTDDSTDTATATATVVGASGFAGGELLRLLAGHPEFEVTQATSREYANKTVGSVHPNLRGLDLRFTQPTDLDSVDVLFAAAPHGIAMAHVDAWQDAADNVVDLSADFRLETEAQYDEWYDGHSAPEHLDDSVYALPEISREELPGADLIAGGGCNATATILGLLPLHEAGILEDAHVVVDVKVGSSEGGAGGGAASSHAERSGVVRPYAPTGHRHEAEIEQELGLSVSFTAHAVDMVRGAAATCHVFPEDVPSKGDLWGAYRETYDDEPFVRTVAGGSGVYRYPEPKVVAGTNDAEVGFELDADNGRIVAFSAIDNVVKGSAGQAVHAANLALGFEETAGLNQLGMHPVGSP, encoded by the coding sequence ATGGCGACGACGACCGACGATTCGACCGACACGGCGACGGCGACCGCGACGGTCGTCGGCGCGAGCGGGTTCGCGGGCGGCGAACTGCTGCGCCTGCTCGCGGGCCACCCCGAGTTCGAGGTGACGCAGGCGACCAGCCGCGAGTACGCGAACAAGACGGTGGGCAGCGTCCACCCGAACCTGCGCGGCCTCGACCTCCGGTTCACGCAGCCGACGGACCTCGACTCCGTCGACGTGCTGTTCGCCGCGGCGCCCCACGGCATCGCGATGGCACACGTCGACGCGTGGCAGGACGCCGCCGACAACGTCGTCGACCTGAGCGCGGACTTCCGTCTCGAGACCGAGGCGCAGTACGACGAGTGGTACGACGGCCACAGCGCGCCCGAACACCTCGACGACTCCGTGTACGCGCTCCCCGAGATCTCCCGCGAGGAGCTCCCGGGCGCGGACCTGATCGCTGGCGGGGGCTGCAACGCCACGGCGACGATTCTGGGGCTGCTCCCGCTGCACGAGGCGGGCATCCTCGAGGACGCCCACGTCGTCGTCGACGTGAAGGTCGGTTCCTCGGAGGGCGGCGCCGGCGGCGGGGCGGCGTCCTCGCACGCCGAGCGCTCCGGCGTCGTTCGCCCGTACGCGCCGACCGGCCACCGCCACGAGGCGGAGATCGAACAGGAACTCGGCCTCTCGGTGTCGTTCACGGCGCACGCCGTCGACATGGTGCGCGGCGCGGCCGCAACCTGTCACGTGTTCCCAGAAGACGTTCCCTCGAAGGGCGACCTGTGGGGCGCGTACCGCGAGACGTACGACGACGAGCCGTTCGTCCGCACGGTCGCCGGGGGGAGCGGCGTCTACCGCTACCCCGAACCGAAGGTGGTCGCCGGCACGAACGACGCCGAGGTCGGCTTCGAACTGGACGCGGACAACGGCCGCATCGTCGCGTTCTCCGCCATCGACAACGTGGTCAAGGGGTCGGCCGGCCAGGCCGTCCACGCCGCGAACCTCGCGCTCGGTTTCGAGGAGACGGCGGGGCTGAACCAGCTCGGGATGCACCCGGTGGGGAGCCCGTGA
- the lysX gene encoding lysine biosynthesis protein LysX: MQFGLLYSRIRQDEKLLLNELRERGHDVEKVDVRKHGFALDGTDAPLADCDVVVDRCLATSRSTYLTEFCESYGVPVVNSAETAALCADKAKTSLALADAGVPTPDTTVAFTTDSALEAIESYGYPCVLKPVVGSWGRLMAKVESRAAAEAILEHKATLGHYEHSVFYVQEFVEKPGRDIRVVATDGEPLAAMTRSDDHWLTNAAKGAQTDDFVVNDEVAELVKTASDAVGGGLLGVDLMETGDGYTVHEVNHTVEFKALNEATDVDVPATVVDWLETKAASQVEVTA; encoded by the coding sequence TTGCAGTTCGGTCTGCTGTACTCGCGGATCCGCCAGGACGAGAAGCTCCTGCTGAACGAGCTCCGCGAGCGCGGCCACGACGTCGAGAAGGTGGACGTGCGCAAGCACGGCTTCGCCCTCGACGGCACCGACGCCCCGCTGGCGGACTGCGACGTCGTGGTCGACCGCTGTCTCGCGACGAGTCGCTCGACGTACCTCACGGAGTTCTGCGAGTCCTACGGCGTCCCCGTCGTGAACAGCGCCGAGACGGCCGCACTCTGCGCCGACAAGGCGAAGACGAGTCTCGCACTCGCGGACGCGGGCGTCCCCACGCCCGACACCACCGTCGCGTTCACCACCGACAGCGCGCTCGAAGCCATCGAGAGCTACGGCTACCCCTGCGTCCTCAAGCCCGTCGTGGGCTCGTGGGGCCGCCTCATGGCGAAAGTCGAGTCGCGGGCGGCCGCCGAGGCTATCCTCGAGCACAAGGCGACGCTGGGCCACTACGAGCACAGCGTCTTCTACGTCCAGGAGTTCGTCGAGAAGCCTGGCCGGGACATCCGCGTGGTCGCTACGGACGGCGAACCGCTCGCCGCGATGACCCGCTCGGACGACCACTGGCTGACGAACGCCGCGAAGGGCGCCCAGACCGACGACTTCGTCGTGAACGACGAGGTTGCCGAACTCGTGAAGACGGCGAGTGACGCGGTGGGTGGCGGACTGCTGGGAGTGGATCTCATGGAGACGGGCGACGGCTACACCGTCCACGAGGTCAACCACACCGTCGAGTTCAAGGCGCTGAACGAGGCGACGGACGTCGACGTCCCCGCCACTGTCGTGGACTGGCTGGAGACGAAGGCCGCCTCGCAGGTGGAGGTGACCGCCTAA
- the lysW gene encoding lysine biosynthesis protein LysW, translating to MTACTECGADVALHDDAEVGEIVDCGTCGTELEVVDDDPLTLDKAPELAEDWGE from the coding sequence ATGACTGCCTGCACCGAGTGCGGGGCCGACGTGGCCCTCCACGACGACGCGGAAGTTGGAGAGATCGTCGACTGTGGCACCTGTGGCACCGAACTGGAGGTCGTCGACGACGACCCTCTGACACTGGACAAAGCGCCCGAGCTCGCCGAAGACTGGGGGGAGTGA